The Candidatus Eremiobacteraceae bacterium genome has a segment encoding these proteins:
- a CDS encoding YciI family protein encodes MSEFLYIYRGGAQPQSPEEGERVMKKWVAWMEELGKAGAIKDRGQPLAPAGKVVKGKDKVVSDGPYAESKDLVLGYTVVEAKDLAHAAELSKGCPIFEFGGLVEVRPIMEM; translated from the coding sequence GTGAGTGAATTCCTGTACATCTACCGCGGCGGCGCGCAGCCGCAGTCTCCGGAAGAGGGCGAGCGCGTGATGAAGAAGTGGGTCGCGTGGATGGAAGAGCTGGGCAAGGCGGGCGCCATCAAGGACCGCGGTCAGCCGCTGGCTCCGGCGGGCAAGGTCGTCAAGGGCAAGGATAAGGTCGTCAGCGACGGTCCGTACGCCGAGTCGAAAGACCTCGTCCTCGGCTATACGGTGGTCGAAGCCAAAGATCTGGCCCACGCGGCAGAACTTTCCAAGGGTTGTCCGATCTTCGAGTTCGGCGGCCTGGTGGAAGTGCGCCCGATCATGGAGATGTGA
- a CDS encoding sigma-70 family RNA polymerase sigma factor produces MEPGEHLFRREAGRMVAALTRIFGLHNLALAEDVVQDAFCRALEVWRIRGMPDNPSAWLMRTAKNRAIDILRRERRALDFAPELERLFESEWTLVPTVSGLFTEHSIRDDQLRMMFTCCHPRLPEQTQVALVLQLACGFTAPEIASAFLSGRAGIEKRIARAKKVLASSKMLFDFADGEFALRLVAVQRALYLLFNEGYHGASSQGAVRTELCREAMRLVTLLLDDPRTATPATYALCALMHLHAARLPARVDASGALTSLYDQDRSRWDTRQVAEGQRLLERSAAGGEVSEYHVEAAIAWLHASARRFEDTDWGKIVFLYDTLMTIRGSPVVALNRAIAVGQHESPERGLEEIDKIADRERLAEYPFYHAALAELELRRGRYEPARTHFQAALGLARNPMERRFLERRLEACLVRS; encoded by the coding sequence ATGGAGCCAGGCGAGCATCTGTTCCGCCGCGAGGCGGGGCGCATGGTCGCCGCTCTCACGCGCATCTTCGGTCTCCACAACCTCGCATTGGCGGAAGACGTCGTACAAGACGCCTTCTGTCGTGCTTTGGAGGTCTGGCGGATCCGCGGCATGCCCGACAATCCGTCGGCGTGGCTCATGCGCACGGCCAAGAACCGCGCCATCGACATCCTGCGGCGTGAGCGCCGGGCGCTCGACTTCGCACCCGAGCTTGAGCGGCTGTTCGAAAGCGAATGGACGCTGGTCCCCACCGTTAGCGGGCTTTTCACCGAGCACTCGATCCGAGACGATCAACTGCGCATGATGTTCACGTGTTGCCATCCGCGCCTGCCCGAGCAGACGCAAGTCGCGCTCGTGCTGCAGCTCGCGTGCGGCTTCACAGCTCCTGAGATCGCGAGCGCCTTCTTGAGCGGCCGCGCAGGCATCGAAAAGCGGATCGCGCGTGCGAAGAAGGTGCTTGCCTCGTCGAAGATGCTGTTCGATTTCGCCGACGGCGAATTCGCGCTGCGCCTCGTCGCGGTCCAACGCGCGCTCTACCTGCTCTTCAATGAAGGGTATCACGGCGCGTCCTCCCAGGGAGCGGTTCGGACCGAGCTGTGCCGCGAGGCGATGAGGCTGGTCACGCTGCTGCTCGACGATCCGCGTACGGCGACCCCGGCGACCTACGCGCTGTGCGCGCTGATGCATCTCCATGCAGCGCGGCTGCCGGCACGCGTTGACGCCTCGGGCGCCCTCACGTCGTTGTACGATCAGGACCGGTCGCGCTGGGACACGCGTCAAGTGGCCGAGGGGCAACGCCTGCTCGAGCGTTCCGCGGCCGGCGGCGAGGTGAGCGAGTATCACGTCGAGGCCGCGATCGCGTGGCTCCATGCGAGCGCGCGGCGCTTCGAAGACACCGATTGGGGAAAGATCGTCTTCCTTTATGACACGCTGATGACGATCCGCGGTTCGCCGGTCGTCGCGCTCAACCGCGCCATCGCGGTCGGGCAACATGAAAGCCCGGAGCGCGGGCTAGAAGAGATAGACAAAATCGCCGATCGCGAACGTCTGGCCGAGTATCCTTTTTACCACGCAGCGCTCGCCGAGCTCGAGCTTCGGCGCGGACGATATGAGCCGGCCCGCACGCATTTCCAAGCGGCGCTAGGGCTCGCGCGCAACCCGATGGAACGCAGGTTCCTCGAGCGCCGTTTGGAGGCGTGCTTAGTGAGGAGTTGA
- a CDS encoding SDR family NAD(P)-dependent oxidoreductase: protein MELSGHTVLVTGGASGIGSAIASRFLAAGSDVIVCGRREDKLREMQAKHPKLHTHVCDVEDPAQRVALCEWATREFPKLDVLVNNAGIQQRLALADGPDWGHVQREIAINFDAPVHLSILFIPHLRAQKRPAIVNVTSGLAFLPRAEVPVYCATKAAMHSFALSLRYQLRDTSVKVVEIIPPAVDTDLGGPGLHTWGVKLDEFADAVFAKLGTDDDREIAYQFSAQASRASRKELDEMFERMNSA from the coding sequence ATGGAGCTGTCAGGGCATACCGTGCTGGTGACTGGCGGCGCCAGCGGCATCGGATCGGCGATCGCCAGTCGTTTTCTCGCGGCCGGCAGCGATGTGATCGTCTGCGGCCGTCGCGAAGACAAGTTGCGCGAAATGCAGGCCAAGCATCCGAAGCTCCACACGCACGTCTGCGATGTCGAAGACCCGGCGCAGCGGGTCGCGCTATGCGAGTGGGCGACGCGCGAGTTCCCCAAACTCGACGTGCTGGTGAATAACGCCGGGATCCAGCAGCGGCTGGCCCTCGCGGACGGACCCGATTGGGGCCACGTCCAGCGAGAGATCGCGATCAATTTCGACGCGCCGGTGCATCTCTCGATTTTGTTCATCCCGCATCTGCGCGCACAGAAGCGGCCGGCGATCGTCAACGTCACATCCGGCCTGGCCTTCCTACCGCGTGCCGAAGTGCCCGTCTACTGCGCGACCAAGGCGGCGATGCACTCGTTCGCGCTATCGTTGCGCTATCAGCTGCGTGACACGTCCGTCAAAGTCGTCGAGATCATTCCGCCCGCAGTCGATACGGATCTCGGCGGCCCCGGCTTGCACACCTGGGGCGTGAAGCTCGACGAGTTCGCCGACGCCGTGTTCGCGAAGCTCGGCACCGACGACGACCGAGAGATCGCGTACCAGTTCTCGGCCCAGGCGAGCCGGGCGTCGCGCAAGGAGCTCGACGAGATGTTCGAGCGGATGAACTCGGCCTAG